Part of the Haliotis asinina isolate JCU_RB_2024 chromosome 8, JCU_Hal_asi_v2, whole genome shotgun sequence genome is shown below.
GTTATTATTACATCCAAAACTAACCAAAGAGTACATAAAGCACATTTAACCATCCTATactattgttttattttcttgaACTTTATCTTTTTGTGAGGATGATTATAGCTTCTATGCATCGAAATCAGCGTGTATACCTGTAGGGCTGTACTGACATATTCAGTAGAGGTCCTGTATGCGTCCATATACTATAACTAAGCTAACGACCAGTCTGGTGAAAATCGGGGTTAGAATAACATTTGTCTTCCCCAACCGACGTGTGTCTGAAGAGGGGACAACAGGTGGTACGTTTCATTGACCTGGTTGATGTACGTCATCATGTCCCATGTCAGGTGATCAATCACTATCCCGGTTCGAATACAAGTAGTTACATATCGCTTTGGAGTGCGACGtctaaaaacaaagaaacaagttagttatctaacatgattttaatgaCCACTCTTTCGTCCACATGTCACTTACAGAGAAACACTCTTACACTTGTACCCCGAACAGGGCTAATGGAGCACCAGTGAAGGGTTCATCAGGAAATATAGAAGTAATTTTGGCTTTCTTTAGGTGCCTgtagtatttatttgcaaatAGTAACACGTCTTTTAATGAATCAATGTGACGCTGGCAACAATTTCTGAAGAAGCATGTTTCTGAATTTTTTAAAGGCAAGGTAAAGCAAATTTAAAGTAAAGTTCGTATACCAACGGGTGCAGTGTTATTTTTATTCATCAAGActttggaaaatgttcatgGGCAGATTtccgtgcgtatgtgtgtagtGTCGAGGATGCACAGTTGAGCACCTAGTTTGTTAACCATTGAATATCACAAGTTTCTGATGTAGGCAGAAACTTTCTGCAAACGTTTTAGGCCCATCTTCATGGGAAAGCCCGACCCACAACGTGATCGTTGATCGTGGCGTGACGCCATTATGACTTTTACAACACTGGAAGTGTTTCAGTAATTTTGTTTCCGGACCAACgtacgtaaagactgtcaactaTGTGTTAAAGGAGAATACTAACGCGAAAACATTGTTTCACAGAGTTAAAGGTATTCTAAAAGTCCACTTCCGAGCGAAAAGGTAACTTGTGTTCCAGAAGACTGCATAATGACCGAAGTTCAGATAAAAAAGAAATTGCTTTGCaatttaaatataaaaaatacgtTTGGATTACAAATTGCTGCACATGTTCCTGATGTCTCTACCTTTAATCCAGCATTTTTCAAGCATTCTCCTTTAACAGTGTTTCCTAAGACAAATATGTGGAACTAATACCAACTTGCAACTTAATATGTGACTTACGGTCATCTTGATGCCAAAATCACTTTGTGAGTCTAGGCCCACTTGTGCAAATCGACCATAACTTAACGACTACAATCAGTCCGAGGAACCTCAAGTGCGTCCAGGTATGTTTAAAGCTCCCACCAAACTATCTTGACCAGAAACGTTATATAGATGCATCGCTACATGAATAGATTCCCATATGCTGGACATAAATCATACTGTCAATATGACCTCAACTTTGATATTAACGCACCTGGGTATGGATTATGGACAAGAAATATTTGACAGTCTGGACTAACAGCCTTAGCTTTACCAATAAAGATAAAATTGAATCATATTTTTGCCAAAACCTCACAATCTGACACATATTACTGTTCGTCATCCCCTTCAGTTATCTGATTGAAGAATTTATTATATACCTGGGCATCATAAAACCACATATGACAGTGTAGGTAAGCGTTTGTGTCTGGGGAATATATCTTCCCTGGAAAAACAATAAACGCGCCCATTGTAATTACACTCATCACTATAAGACACTAGCATGTGCGAACTCGAGGCAACGACTTTCATTGTCATTTTTCCCGATGAAGTGCTTTCATGCTTTCATTTCATTATGGATGCATCAGTCGAGGCAATAGCAATGCTTTCATGTATTACGTGGTAAAACAAACACAAGGGATTTCTTTCCTAAATGATATCCAGTGTAATTCCTATTTTGACTTGGACCATTTGTTAACATTTGTTACCATTTGTCACCATATGTTTGTTGAGTTTTTTTCAGTTTAAGAGTCTTGCATTTGCACGTGCCACCAGTGGAACAAGGAACGCTCATGTTTTCACGCACATGTgacatcatcactatttgagtATGAGGAATACACACTGCCATTTATTCACAGTTTACCTTGATTGTTGTTTGCAGGAGATAACGTTTCATATGTATACTGCCCTTTGAAAGTTTAGagtcacttaaagcactcatggtgtatatatggttacaacggagatgaatttctccactaactctggggaaacaactgcaaaaCCCTATGTAGATTAAGTGCATGAGGATTATACATCAGATTTCCGAACACCATGTACAAGTATCCTACATGTAGTGTAacgttttgttaagaattcgagaattttcaccgagtttcatcatttattaaaATAATGACAAAGATCTTTTCAATGTTACGAATTTCGTTTACGGTAGATaatttcatgtgtaaacagtacctttaaacagtatgaatatttgacaaaatttagtttagaacagttgactgaagtaagtgaaTATATATACACTAATGTGTCTAAACTGTTGATTGGTAGTGTATGTATTATAAATTGAACTCGATACACATTCTCAGACAGTTGACATTAGGTGGAATTTGTCACATCAAACATCTGAATTATCAGCTTATATGTTTGGTCCTGCAGAATTGATTTCTCTTCAAGTGgaattttttaaatgtcaagTCACATTTATAGTATTGAAATAAAATCACGATAATCCTACTCCACTGAAGTTCGAAATCACACTGGTAGctaaatacatacacataacaATCATCTGTCGAACAAACTTTAATTACCTAACTCGTTGCTAGGGCTAATAAGGTCAAGGACACATAAGGGGACGCAACTCTCAGTTACGATTATCGATAGAGCACCTCCTTCGGAGAAGATTCCTCGTCGATGATCGTGGGATCATTTACCAGTTGACACCAATGCTCCCCACTTTCCATTGTTCATTTTTCAAACCGTTCGACAGTTTAAATCGTAAATTGATCTCGTGTCTACTCCACGAGACTTGTAACAAGTCTCGCGTGGTGAGGAAATCCCGCCGTATACGACATGTGACAATATCAGGTCATTTCTCATTGAGTGCGTGATGTGTTCAAGTGCGCGTTCCAAGAGGAGCGTGCTGGTGTGGGTTCTCCCTGGTCCCGGGCTGTCAGTTGTGACCCAGGAGGACGCTCCCCCAATACGTGTAGACCAAGCGGTCGTTATCGAAGAGGGACGTTGACAAGTATTCGTCTTCCTATTGCCTGTCAATGAGGACATAGGTGTCTcaaaaagtgaaagtgaaataTGGATAATCTCGGTCTGTGTTATACTAGACACGGACACCTCGGTACGATACAAGAATACCTCGGTACCGTATATATGCATACTGAAGTCCAACACGAATACCATGGTCCTGCAAATGCCTCGATACGCAACCAGTGTAGATCAATAATAACCAGTGTagatatctatatatctaaTACATTGATGATATGCCTTgactgactgagtatggttttacaccacttttagctttattccagcaacatcacgacggaagacatcggaaatgggcttcacacattatacctgtGTGGGGACTTGAACCCGGGTCAgaggcgtgacaagcgaacgctttgaccactaggctaccctaccgcctcaACTATGCCTGGAAACTATTGTGCcatacacatatacaatgtACCTCATTAGTAGCCCGATACCGTGGTATATCAACTATATCATCATCTGACGTATACATCTGTACCCTTTGTTAAATATAACGTTGTACACATTTATTACcttgatatgtatatatacctCCCAAAATTTAGACACACTAATGTAAATATGGCCACGTACTTCAgacaactgttctaaactaaattttgcCAAAAAcgccatactgtttaaaggtattgtttacacatgtactgatgtattgtaaaacaaattcgtaactctgaaaagattattgtagTTCAGTAAATGAGAAAAATCAGTAAAAAATGGCGATTTTTTAACAAACCGTTACGCCAAAACAGAACAGTTTAATATCCGTGAACCTGGTGCAATTCATACGTTTGCAGTTGGTCCCCCACGTAAGTGGTGAAATGAGCCTACCAAGTAACCATATATAGAGAACGTGTTtgaagtgagtctaaacttttgattgaAAGTGCACATGGATACTGTTAAACACATATTTGCTCAGATGTTCGAATGATACAGAAACGAACTACCGAGATATAGAGAACCCGTAGAAACAGAATACAGCATGGTCTGTTgtggattgagtgagtttagttttacgccgaactcggctatattccagctatatggaggcatgTCCGGACCATAAACGTAAGTGCAATGGAGACCCAGTCACATTATTACAGGTCATAAGAAACCTGCCCATTATCCTATTTGTCGGGGTGTTAGCGCAACTGACTTGAATCCTCACATGACGTCATAGAGTATTGTCATCTGCGTCCTCTGTGTTCTGCGCCTCACGAGTATGAAACACCACCTGTATGAAATAcctagtcgcctctgacgaccatacactcatttaatcatttcCTAGTCATTACAAATAGAGGTGCAGTCTGGATCCTACGAAGATAGATTTACTGGGAGTTGTTTCATGAGGAGATCAGCCTGAGTTATAGAAGGCAACTGCAGTCTGACTGAAAAGGTATACGAGGTCTGTGACAGTAAACGAAAGAGCAACCATTAATTACACAAAGAGAAGTGCAGACTGAGATGTATATTGGAGAGAGAAATACTGTCAGAGATATATAGTGGAAAGAGACATACAGTCAGAGAGATATAGTGGAAAGAGACATACAGTCAGAGAGATATTGTGGAAAGAGACATGCAGTCAGAGAGATATTGTGGAAAGAGACATGCAGTCAGAGATATATAGTGCAAGGAGACATACAGTCAGAGAGATATTGTGAAAAGAGACATACAGTGAGAGAGATATAGTGGAAAGAGACATACAGTCAGAGATATATAGTGGAAAGGGACATGCAGTCAGAGATATATAGTGCAAGGAGACATACAGTCAGAGAGATATTGTGAAAAGAGACATACAGTGAGAGATATATAGTGAGAGATATATTGTGGAAAGAGACATACAGTCAGAGATATATAGTGGGAAGAGAAATACTATATGAGGTATGTCAAGGAACGTGTCAGTTATACTGAGGAGCAGATACTGTTGGCGCACTGGGCGTACATATAGCGAGCTGTATCAGAAGGCTAGTTTAGACAGCGTGTTTTAAACTTTCTAGATACTCCTATAAACACACTCAAGAAAACGGCACATGTGTCTATGATAAATGATAAGGCACTGACATGGGTTAAAGCTTTAATATCTGCTACGACAGCTGGATCGTAGACACAGGATTATTTCAGAGAAAACATGTCAGTTACAGCAATAACTTTCTTAACGAAATCTCAAATTTATCTTTATTTTTCTAGGAGCAACTATTTTAAGTGTTTAAACACGGGAAGTTAATGAAATTCGTATATAGTTTACACAAAGAATCTCCTATTTTCTCTCTATAAGTTAAAACGTGTATGATTTAGTGGAATTTAGTCACTGTTAAAAATGTCAACACTGAGTGGGATAATTCTTCTTTGAAGTTGCCGTTTCTGCACTATATTGACCCTGTAGGGTGCATTTAAAGCAAAATGGTGGACAAACGGTGTATTTACAAATGACATCTAAAGCTGTGTTTTTAGTTTTCGATCGAATCTGAATATACGCTATCATGTAGGTGGGCTGGTGTTTGTCCTTAGTTCAAAGCGAGCAATCACCACGGAGAGCACGTTTATGTTTGAGTCAATGACAGACTCAAACAACCATGGCTAACACGCTCACATGTTggcatttgtttcttttcataaGATCCAAAACTGAATACTATAAAATATATCTATAACGACCATTGTTTCACTCACTATATACAGCCATTACAAACAAAGGCTTGACTGCAGCTCCCACGTGACGTGTAACGTAAAGCGAATTCCTCCCTGTACCTAAAAGCCTATCGTCAGCGTCAGCCTGTCGAACACCCTCCTAGTCGAACTTATCAAACACCCTCCTTGTCGAACTTACCGAGCACCATCCTTGTCGAAAGAAAATGTGGTTCACACCGAAAGTGTTTCACAAATTTGCTCATAGCAGCATTGTTTATGCTGTACTTTTGAAATGAGAGGATGCAGTAAGCTCCTGAATGTACTTTTCCAATTCCGTTTGTTGTCGATAGAATGTGTTGGAATGAAACAATTGCCCATACACCAATACCTTTGTCTATGTTTATTGGGACAAGCTGAATGGGGACACGAAAGTCCGGACATCTACGGCTGAAGCCTTCTTCATATACGTGTACGTCTGTATCAGCATCTGCGTATACCGTCCATATCATCTTTCCACTCTTCATCTAACTCTCCATCCATGCATGCCATTACATACTGGAAATACATAGACATGCCAACTTCTgtacacacgcatacatactgGAAATACATAGACATGCCTACTTCtgtacacacgcatgcacactgGAAACACATAGACATGCCTACTTCTgtacacacgcatacatactgGAAACACATAGATATGCCTACTTCTGTACACACGCATGCATACTGGAAACACATAGACATGCCTACTACTGTACACACGCATGCATACTGGAAATACATAGACATGTCTACTTCTGTACACACGCATGCATACTGAAAATACATAGACATGTCTACTTCTGTACACACGCATGTATACTGGAAATACGTAGATATGCCTACTTCTGTACACACGCATGCATACTGGAAACACATAGATATGCCTACTTctgtacacatgcatgcatactgGAAACACATAGACATGCCTACTTctgtacacatgcatgcatactgGAAACACATAGACATGCCTACTTctgtacacatgcatgcatactgGAAACACATAGACATGCCTACTTCTGTACACACGCATGCATACTGGAAATACATAGACATGTCTACTTCTGTACACACGCATGCATACTGGAAATACATAGACATGTCTACTTCTGTACACACGCATGCATACTGAAAATACATAGACATGTCTACTTCTGTACACACGCATGCATACTGGAAATACATAGATATGCCTACTTCTGTACACACGCATGCATACTGGAAACACATAGACATGCCTACTTctgtacacatgcatgcatactgGAAACACATAGACATGCCTACTTctgtacacatgcatgcatactgGAAACACATAGACATGCCTACTTctgtacacatgcatgcatactgGAAACACATAGACATGCCTACTTctgtacacatgcatgcatactgGAAACACATAGACATGCCTACTTCTGTACACACGCATGCATACTGGAAATACATAGACATGTCTACTTCTGTACACACGCATGCATACTGGAAATACATAGACATGCCAACttctgtacacatacatacatacttctTCTACTAAATTTCTACCAgcactgctgctgctgcgacTTCCACTACGCGATGACTAATAACTGAGATTTTGAGCCAAAAATTCACAATATTTATAGGTTATTATTGTTTAACCTTATAGCTGCCATACACTTGTAAACCAGGCTCCTATCCCATACCTCTTCTCCCCGACCTCACCCCCTTTACTTACACCCTCCCCACCCTTCCTGTTCCGTCCACCCAGCCAGCCTGTTTCTTAAGTCAACTCCTTAACCTGCCCTCTTCAGTTGAGTCCGACTCATGGTACGACTGCCTCCGCTCTGACAtgacaaaatccaaaacactaCCCTCTCCTCGACCCTGTCCCCTCGGCTGTTATCAGGAGCCAGGGTGTCCATATATCCGTCACACGGGGTGCTGCTGGCAGATTTATACGCCGGCAATAACGCTCAGCACCCAGTGTCACGACCAGGCGGTGTGTAGTTCCTCTTCCTATAAGCAAGTGTCAGTAGTAGACTGAATAAGCAACTAGACAGTCAGGACAAGTTGAATACGTCACTAGACAGTCAGGACAAGTTGAATACGTCACTAGATTGTCAGGACAAGTTGAATACGTCACTAGACAGTCAGGACAAGTTGAATACGTCACTAGATTGTCAGGACAAGTTGAATACGTCAATAGACAGTCAGGACATGTTGAATACGTCACTAGACAGTCAGGACAAGTTGAATACGTCACTAGACAGTCAGGACAAGTTGAATACGTCACTAGACAGTCAGGACAAGTTGAATACGTCACTAGACAGTCAGGACAAGTTGAATACGTCACTAGACAGTCAGGACAAGTTGAATACGTCACTAGACAGTCAGGATAAGTTGAATACGTCACTAGACAGTCAGGACAAGTTGAATACGTCACTAGACAGGACAGGTTGAATACGTCACTGGATAATGGGGACAAGCAGAATACGTCACTAGACAGTCGGTATAAACTGAATATGTCACTGAACAGTCGGTATAAGCTGAATACGTCACGGAACAGTCGGGACAAGCTGAATGCGTCACTAGACAGTCGGTATAAACTGAATATGTCACTGAACATTCGAAATCAGCTGAATATGTCACTGGACAGTCGGTGTAAGTTGAATGCGCCGCTGGACAGTCGGTGTGAGCTGAATAAGACCATGGACTGTCGGTATAACCTGAATACGTCACTAGATTGTCAGGACAAGTTGAATACGTCAGTGAACAGTCAGGACAGGTTGAATGCGTCACTGGATAATGGGGACAAGCAGAATACGTCACTAGACAGTCGGTATAAACTGAATATGTCACTGAACAGTCGGTATAAGCTGAATACGTCACGGAACAGTCGGGACAAGCTGAATGCGTCACTAGACAGTCGGTATAAACTGAATATGTCACTGAACATTCGAAATCAGCTGAATACGTCACTGGACAGTCGGTGTAAGTTGAATGCGCCGCTGGACAGTCGGTGTGAGCTGAATAAGACCATGGACTGTCGGTATAACCTGAATACGTCACTGGACAGACTACATCACAGAAAAACACGTTTTCTGTAAATCATTAAGATTGTTAAAAGTATCACAGTAGGCAATGCATGTTTCTAAAGGAGGTGGTGCTATTTCCTTGTATATTGGGCAATAATAGAGCATGGGTCTCATCCTCCACGTGGCTTAGAAATATGTCAGTGGGCGTTTGTGTAGGTGTGTTTCATAACctgtatgtttgtgtgagtTATAGGTGTaactctctgtgtgtgtctgtgtgtgtgtctgtgtgtgtgtacgtgcgcgCGCGAGCAGTTTGACACTGTATGGTGTGTGTTCCCACCCTGTGTGAAACGTATCCACACACGGCGACGTGTCCGGTAAATCATCCCATGCATTGCAACCTGAAGGAGTCAAGCAGTATATATGAGTATATTTTTAGAGTACTTGAATATTAGTGGGTCAGAAAACAGTTGTCTGAAAAAAAACAGGTTCATTTGTGACAGTCCTACATCCGAGACGGAACACACAATGCACACCTCAGATACTTCACATTTTCAACACAACAATGTTACCTGTTGTATATTCTTCCTTTTCGTTTTTTTAATGTACACCAGGCTTAATCTTATATATTGGTGTTATCGCGTGTCAGTGGAAACCTATAGCCAATGTAATGGCAGGAAACTGCTCTCAGGTGTTATAAATCACGTGAGCTACACGAAGGAAGCTATAATTAGAAATTCGAAGTAAGGGGAACGTTATAACCCCACTCCCccaaaaagcaaacaaataaaaagcaataattatttATGTTACGCCCCGTTTCGTCCGCTTGTTTGCTGGCGTTGTCCCAACATGCTTGTTCTATGTGTGCGACTACGCATGAGTGAGATATTGATACATTTATGCATATGTGAATTTAACATTAGAACCATGTTAAACAGACATTTATTTATGTTCATAAAAGGTTGTTCAACACTTACACGGGGGACCGATTTGAAATAAGTCAGTTTGATATGTCTGCCTCGCGTTTCATGTATAGATGTATAGCGCCAGGCTAGTGCTCcagtgaggttgaggtgtcggggtcgagtccacctgtgaccgggtgtgaaCCTTGGaatcagctttgtgtgcagactctttccgtgttgtcactaACCTtaatgtacagtacacaactctgtgcacttaaaagaaccaacgaatccgttggtatatggccAGATGGTGCCatatgaatacgtgcaaacacctagttgcgggtacagcaacgtgcagtaaacttggacaaagtactgtgactatctgtcccagtccacccagatGTGAATGGGTAAATCGATTGGATGAGACCGCTACAAATAACTCGGTACACCTAGAGACAGCAAGAGTTGTACACTCCCCAGGGAGATGAGACTGGTAATATGATGGGCCGTTGATACTGACATCCAGTGTTCGAGGAAAATATATGTGCCAGCGCCTTGAGCAGGCACTAGTTGCCTGGGTACGTGCGCTATATGACTATCCCATAATAATAATGGATCTGCTTGTATCTCGCTGTAGCCACATAACTTACAGTTTAATGACCCCTACAACCGATAGTGAACTGTCAAAGTCAGAATTTACATTTATGAATACAAATTAGCATTTCAGTATTTTATACGTTCACTTTCCTGAAATATTACACAGATCCTTGCGAGTTCATCAGCGATCAAAGAGACTGTAGCAAGTTAACGAAAGCGACAAACGAAATTTGCCGCAACAGAAACCTATAATCGTCTCCATGGGAGGTGGCCTGTCCAGATGACGGGTTGGGAAAAGGCAGGAGACAAAGATATAGTTGATTTTGGCCTTGGGTTATGAGTAAATGAAGGGAGTTAACAAAACCTTCCATCACAACATATATGTCTGTACTGGGGAAACACCTAGCGCCTCATCACCTGGTGGCAATGCTCAATGTTTAAAGGCGACGGTTAATAGTAAAGGCAAAGTAAAATCGTTCAGCCATTTTTCGAATATAATCAACAAAtcaagctgaatattttttcacacATCGCAACTGAATGAATGCTAGAGACTTCAGTTAAAACACGAAGATTCCATTGAATCGGCACTCAGAGTCCTGTGTTACGAGACTTCGGATCTTAAAGTTACCCGACACTATTTGATGCGTGCGCCGAGCACGAGAGTAGCCCCGCAGCCGTCGGCCAGCCTGGGATTTAATTGGGTAGGCGGGGCGTAAAGCGCAGTTTCAATTTACACCGTTTGTTCATGGGATTTCCTCGCGCTATGATTAATTCATCAACACCGGTAATGAACGAAGGCGTAGACACATGCTGACGCTCGGTGAGGACCGGACCGGCATCCCCAGTGTTACGTACAAGCGTTCGTGTTGGGGCCAACTTGTCCCTGTTTTAGTTTTAAATTGGTGGGTAATTCCGCATCACGCCCCTAATTTTATTTGGTGCCTCATCCAACGGCACCATCCCCGTGAATGGAAATTAAAACTTTGGGCTGTAGGGAAATTAGACATCGAAATAAGATGGATCGCAATCTTGGCAAATTGAGCAGACAATGTGACCAAATTGAGCACAAGAGGCGCCCGATTTATGAAAAGTGTCAACAGAATAACTCAAATTACATAGATTTTCCTAAATGACACATGCTGAATGCTTTGATTGAAGCTTGGCTTTTAAGTGTTCAGCTTACTTACCCTGTTTTGTTCCCGCCTCTGTCGACCCCGGCCAGATCGCTGGGGGGATTCAAGGCACCAGTCAGCTGTCAGGGGGCGGAAGGGTCATAGGAAATCATTTGGTCATATTGTCCAGTTTCTTCTCCAAGAGGACACTTCAGAATGACCCCTCTTGAGACCCTGG
Proteins encoded:
- the LOC137294348 gene encoding uncharacterized protein codes for the protein MSLNSRYKLNTSRNSRDKLNASLDSRYKLNMSLNIRNQLNMSLDSRCKLNAPLDSRCELNKTMDCRYNLNTSLDCQDKLNTSVNSQDRLNASLDNGDKQNTSLDSRYKLNMSLNSRYKLNTSRNSRDKLNASLDSRYKLNMSLNIRNQLNTSLDSRCKLNAPLDSRCELNKTMDCRYNLNTSLDRLHHRKTRFL